A stretch of Vigna angularis cultivar LongXiaoDou No.4 chromosome 4, ASM1680809v1, whole genome shotgun sequence DNA encodes these proteins:
- the LOC108330243 gene encoding phenylacetaldehyde oxime monooxygenase CYP71AN24 yields MALQVQPLSSLLKELPNQLSTSYIAIFFFFLTLFFVLNNKRRRNKSNLPPSPPKLPIIGNLHQLGTLPHRSFQTLSRKYGPFMFLQLGQTPTLVVSSADVAKEVYKTHDVAFSNKPQTTAVKIIMYGCIDVAFSPYGEEWRQKRKICVLELLSIKRVRSFQFIREEEVAAMLGAIREACSAGKTSSCVNLTEILIETSNNIMSRCVLGRKYDNPDGGISFGELGRKMMKHLATFSVGDFFPLLGWIDVLSCQIPEFKATFRALDSFFDQLIAERKKIMKMDSYQPRNKDFVDSLLQIQDGAGNHDFQLTHDDVKAILMDIFAGGSDTTSTLLEWVFAALLNNPATMKRAQEEVRRVVGQKLKVEENDLNEMSYLKCVVKETLRLYPPAPLLIPRETLSDVKVKGFDIPSKTRVFVNAWAIQRDPEIWNRPEEFLPERFEEEPEVDFRGNDLQLIPFGSGRRGCIGISFALASTEFMLANLLYWFDWKIPHENGKPVQDVDMSEIWGLTVIKKVPLHLQPQLHSFGVYN; encoded by the exons ATGGCTCTTCAAGTTCAACCATTATCCTCACTTTTAAAGGAATTGCCAAACCAGCTGAGTACCTCTTACATagccatttttttcttcttcttaaccCTCTTTTTTGTGCTTAataacaaaagaagaagaaacaagtCCAATTTGCCTCCTTCCCCACCAAAACTACCCATAATTGGAAACCTTCATCAACTGGGCACTCTCCCACACCGCTCCTTCCAAACACTGTCTCGCAAGTATGGCCCTTTCATGTTTCTGCAATTAGGCCAAACTCCGACTCTTGTGGTTTCATCAGCTGATGTCGCCAAAGAAGTTTACAAAACCCATGATGTTGCTTTCTCCAATAAGCCTCAGACCACAGCCGTGAAAATCATCATGTATGGGTGCATAGACGTGGCATTTTCACCCTACGGGGAAGAGTGGAGACAGAAAAGGAAGATCTGTGTTCTTGAGCTTCTAAGCATCAAAAGGGTGCGATCCTTTCAGTTCATTCGAGAGGAAGAAGTTGCAGCCATGCTTGGTGCCATACGTGAAGCATGCAGCGCGGGTAAAACGTCTTCTTGCGTGAACCTGACTGAGATTCTGATTGAAACCTCCAACAACATAATGTCTAGATGTGTTCTTGGAAGAAAGTACGATAACCCAGATGGTGGAATCAGCTTTGGAGAGCTAGGAAGGAAGATGATGAAACACCTAGCCACTTTCTCGGTGGGAGATTTCTTTCCTTTGTTAGGTTGGATTGACGTTCTTTCTTGCCAAATACCAGAATTTAAGGCCACTTTCAGGGCATTAGATTCTTTCTTTGATCAGTTAATTGCTGAACGcaagaaaataatgaagatgGACAGTTACCAACCTCGTAACAAAGACTTCGTGGACTCACTCCTTCAGATTCAAGATGGTGCAGGAAACCATGATTTTCAGCTTACACACGATGACGTCAAGGCAATTCTAATG GACATATTTGCTGGAGGAAGTGACACTACTTCAACACTTCTGGAATGGGTATTTGCGGCGCTCTTGAATAATCCTGCTACCATGAAGAGAGCTCAAGAAGAAGTAAGAAGAGTTGTCGGGCAGAAACTAAAAGTGGAAGAGAATGATTTGAATGAAATGAGTTATCTGAAATGCGTAGTGAAAGAAACTCTGAGATTATATCCACCTGCTCCTCTTTTGATACCCCGAGAAACTTTATCCGATGTAAAAGTCAAAGGTTTCGATATTCCATCCAAAACAAGAGTGTTTGTGAATGCATGGGCGATTCAGAGGGACCCTGAAATTTGGAACAGgcctgaagagtttcttcccgAGAGATTTGAAGAAGAGCCCGAAGTTGATTTTAGAGGAAATGATTTGCAGCTTATTCCCTTTGGTTCTGGGAGAAGAGGGTGTATTGGAATTTCGTTTGCACTTGCTTCCACTGAGTTTATGCTTGCTAATCTCCTCTACTGGTTTGATTGGAAGATTCCTCATGAGAATGGTAAACCAGTGCAAGATGTAGACATGAGTGAGATATGGGGACTCACTGTCATCAAGAAAGTACcacttcatcttcaacctcaaCTACACTCATTTGGTGTCTACAATTAA
- the LOC108332696 gene encoding protein FAR1-RELATED SEQUENCE 5-like, whose amino-acid sequence MDGDQGNDYNDNVDEPNESLKEMDPTVHMCFDSMAEAKTFYTNYAIRRGFAVRTRTSKKDKDNNVYYLRIVCSREGKYVSSVKPVVKTLPSQINQCPAGITIAKKEDKWFIRIVVLDHNQDLCPNNSKLFAANRKLSMHAKHTLEVNNDAGVRLNKSFLSIVNDAGGYENMDFFERDARNYIGQHIRSLCKDGDGQADARSRAACEEFGDVVSFDTTYLTNKYDMPFAPFVGVNHHGHSILLGCGLLSSEDTASFVWLFQCWLRCMRNKSPQGIITDQCRAMANANEQVFPDTRHRWCLWHILKKLPEKLHGYRNNPVIKTELHALIYDCLCPIEFENGWKELLTKHGLEQNEWLCNLYEERHKWVPCYLKKDF is encoded by the exons ATGGATGGGGATCAAGGGAATGACTATAATGACAATGTTGATGAGCCTAATGAAAGTTTAAAGGAGATGGACCCAACAGTGCATATGTGTTTTGACTCAATGGCTGAAGCAAAAACTTTTTACACAAACTACGCCATTAGACGTGGGTTTGCCGTGCGGACTAGAACttctaaaaaagataaagacaaCAACGTCTACTACCTCAGAATAGTATGTTCAAGGGAGGGAAAATATGTGTCTTCCGTCAAACCAGTGGTAAAAACACTTCCAAGTCAAATTAACCAATGTCCTGCTGGGATAACCATTGCAAAGAAGGAGGACAAGTGGTTTATAAGGATCGTTGTTCTGGACCACAACCAAGATCTTTGCCCAAATAACTCCAAACTTTTTGCAGCCAATAGAAAGTTAAGCATGCATGCAAAACACACGTTGGAGGTCAACAACGATGCTGGAGTTAGGTTAAATAAGAGTTTCCTTAGCATTGTGAACGATGCGGGGGGCTATGAAAACATGGACTTCTTCGAGCGGGACGCAAGAAACTACATTGGCCAACACATAAGATCTTTATGTAAGGATGGTGATGGTCAG GCTGATGCAAGAAGTCGTGCTGCATGTGAAGAATTTGGTGATGTTGTTTCCTTTGACACCACTTACTTAACAAATAAGTACGACATGCCATTTGCGCCTTTTGTTGGAGTAAACCATCATGGACACTCCATTTTACTTGGTTGTGGATTGTTGTCTTCGGAAGACACTGCCTCATTTGTATGGTTGTTCCAATGTTGGCTGAGATGCATGCGTAACAAGAGTCCTCAAGGTATTATTACTGACCAATGTCGAGCAATGGCCAACGCTAATGAACAAGTGTTTCCTGATACGAGGCATAGGTGGTGTTTATGGCACATTTTGAAGAAGTTGCCTGAAAAATTGCACGGGTATAGAAATAATCCCGTTATCAAAACCGAACTACATGCGCTTATATATGATTGTCTTTGTCCAatagaatttgaaaatggttgGAAGGAACTACTTACCAAACATGGATTGGAGCAAAATGAATGGCTATGTAATTTGTACGAAGAGAGACATAAATGGGTTCCGTGTTACTTGAAAAAAGATTTTTAG
- the LOC128196200 gene encoding protein FAR1-RELATED SEQUENCE 9-like produces MSTTQRSEGMNAFFDGFINSTTTLQQFVVQYDNAVRVKAQKKIEADFSSMNTTIACGSQSPIERQFQVQYTHAKFEEVQNEFRSRMNCLIKDTLKEDFWNTYTVKEERMWEGNRVPDKLYKVQYDPVTQTTTCSCQLFEFRGIICRHSLLVFSQEDVYSVPSQYILRRWSKNI; encoded by the coding sequence ATGTCTACGACTCAGAGAAGTGAGGGAATGAATGCCTTTTTTGATGGATTTATCAATTCTACAACAACACTTCAACAATTTGTGGTCCAATACGACAATGCAGTTAGGGTAAAGGCCCAGAAGAAAATAGAAGCGGACTTCTCCTCCATGAACACCACTATTGCATGTGGTTCTCAGTCACCAATTGAGAGACAATTTCAAGTGCAATACACACATGCAAAGTTTGAGGAGGTCCAAAATGAGTTCCGTTCAAGGATGAATTGTTTAATCAAAGACACCTTAAAGGAGGACTTTTGGAACACTTACACTGTAAAAGAGGAACGAATGTGGGAGGGTAATCGTGTACCAGATAAATTGTACAAAGTTCAATATGATCCCGTCACACAGACAACCACTTGCTCTTGCCAACTGTTTGAGTTCAGAGGAATTATATGTCGGCATTCCCTCTTGGTATTTAGTCAAGAAGATGTTTACAGTGTTCCCTCACAATACATATTGAGGCGGTGGAGCAAAAATATTTGA